DNA sequence from the Nicotiana tomentosiformis chromosome 3, ASM39032v3, whole genome shotgun sequence genome:
ATGGTTGGTGCATATTAATAAACTTGCCCCGAGAGAGAAAAAACTATCACAAAAGGCCTTTAGTTCAATCCTTTAAATGTTAGTTAAAAGCGATCTTCttcttcttgatatggtagactttgatgttattttgggcatggattggttgtcaccttatcatgctatattggattgtcatgccaagatggtgaccttagctatgccggggttgtctcgattagagtggagagggactcctggccattctaccagcaaggttatttcttatgtgaaggctcgatgtatggtcgagaaccgatgtctagcatatttgtcTTATGTTTGTGATTtgagtgcggaggttcctttcaTGGATTCAGTACCTGTTGTGCGTGAGCTTTTAGGGGTGTTTTCGTGCAgatctaccggggatgccaccccaCAGAGATATTGAAttatgtattgatttggttccaggcactcagcccatttctatctcaccataccgtatggccccgctgaatttgaaagaattgaaggagcagttacaagatttgcttgataagggattcattaaacCTAGTGTATCGCCCTAGGGTATGCCCatattgttcgtgaagaagaaatataggtcgatgaggatgtgtatagactatcggcagttgaacaaagtcactattaagaacaagtacttgttactgaggattgatgacttatttgatcagcttcaaggtgccatagttttttcgaagattgattcgacgtctggctaccatcagttgaagattagggcatcggatgtccctaaaacagcttttcgaacttgGTATGGGCACTATgtgttcctagtgatgtcatttgggttgacaaatgccccaacaacatttatggatttgatgaacgaggtatttaagccctatttgTATTGttttgtgatcgtattcattgatgatatcttgatttactctcgcagtcgagaggatcatgagtagcacctTCGGATTGTACATCAGACTCTAAGAGATAGTCGGTtctatgccaagttttcaaagtgtgagtttttgtTAGACTCAATCACCTTTTTCGGGCATGTTACATCGGCAgagggcataaaagtggatcctaagaagagtgaggcagttcagaactggcctagacctgcttcagctatagagatttagagtttcatgggtttggcgggttattattgtcggttcggggggggggggtttcatccatagcagcccaattgactagattgacccagaagggtgctccattcaggtggtacGAAGAgagtgagttgagctttcagaagctcaagactgctttgactacgacgctagTGTCGGTGTTGCCCACGGGTTTAGGATCATACACgatgtattatgatgcatcacgtattgggctcggtgcagtattgatgtaggatggcagggtgattgcatacgtgtcatggaagttgaaggttcatgagaataaTTACCCTATTCATGACCTATATttagcagccattattcatgcattgaagatttggaggcactatctcaacagcgtgtcgtgtgaggtgttCGCGGATCATCAAAGTCTACAAtatttattcaagcaaaaggatctcaacttgaggcagatgaggtggttggagttgttgaaagactatgatatcaccattttgtatcaccctgggaaggccaatgtggtggtcgatgccttgaatagaaaggttgtgagtatgggtagccttgcgtatattctagttggtgagaggccgcttatatcagatgttcaggctttggccaatcaatttgtgaggttagatgtttcggagcctggtcgggttctagcttgcacggtATTCCGATCTTCTTTGTTCGagcgtccttaaggacacggtgcgacacggtggtgccaagaaggttagtGTTGGAGATGATGAGGTTTTACGGATGccgggtcagatttgtgtgcccaatgtggatgggcttcgtgatttgattcttgaggaggcccaccgttcctggtattccattcatccgagtgccgctaagatgtaccaggatttgcgacagcattattggtggaggagaatgaagaatgatatagttgcatatgtatctcagtgcttgaattgtgaggaagtaaagtacaagcatcagagacctagtggtttgcttcagaggctggagattcctgagtggaagtgggggcgtattaccatcgattttgttgttgggctcccacggactaagaagttcgacgcggtatgggacattatggacaggttgaccaagtcagaacatttcattccagtgacagttacctattcttcagagcagttagcTAAGATCTATACTCGTGAGATCGTCCGACTTCACGGTgcgccggtgtccatcatttctgatcgaggtacgcatttcacctcacacttttggagggccgtacaacgtgagttaggaacACGAGTTGAGTTTATTATAGCATTTCACCCCCCCTtcccccagacagacggacagtccgagcgcaccatttagatattagaggatatgtttcGCGCTTGCGTATTAGATTTTGAGGGTTCTTAGGATTAGTTCTTGctgcttgtggagtttgcctacaacaacagataCCAGTTGAGTATTAGAGTGGTTCCCTATGAGGCATTTCACGGGAGGTGGTGTCGTTCGCCTGTtgattggtttgagccgggagaggctcggttgttaaaGGTAAAGATGATTcatgatcgacttcgcacagctcagtctaggaagaaTAGTTATGTTaatcgtagagttcgtgatgttgaatTCTTGGTTAGATAAAgggtattgcttcgggtttcacctatgaagggtgtgatgaggttcggaaagaagggcaagttgagccctaggtatatcagaccctttgagattcttgagagagtgggtagGTGGCCTATAGACTGGCATTGCCACCAAGTTTATCACCAGTCCATCCGGCGTTCCATGcgtccatgctctgaaagtatcaccgtgatccgtcccatgtgttagattttagctcaatcCAATtaaacaaggatttgacttatgaggaggagcaaGTGGCTATTATTGCccggcaggtccgaaagttgaggtctaagagttatccttcagttagaGTACATTGGAGAGATTAGCCGATCAAGGAAgccacgtgggagtccgagtcggacatgcggaatagatatccacatctttttactagtccaggtacctttctatgtccgttcgaggatgaacgtttgttttagaggtggagaatgtgatgacccgataggtcacttTGGTTTTAGtctttatttctgtattttgagACCTCAACTAGTTCCATATAGTGTCCCtcaatttgcatgcgcagtccatgTCTTGTTCCggaaagttttatgtgaaaaatagaagaaaatgtaaatttttaccttaaactcatttgagttgattatggtcaacattttgtgtaaaaAAAAtatggatcaatattttgacggtcccgatgagTCCgtgtcgtgatttgggacttagacgtatgcccgaaatcgaattcggaagtccctagcttgatttaacgtgatttgatgaaaactagtaatttgaaggtttgaaaaattcTCAAGTTTGACTATGGGTTGACTTTGTTTctaccgggttcggatttcgGTGTAGAAACTTGGAATATGTTACATTTCaccatttatgatttgtgtgcaaaattcggtgcaaaacggagttgatttggcataattcagacgtccagttgtaaatttgcatgttcttgagttttttttaaaatttcatacATTTTCACGTCTAATTTGTAGttataggtattattttggtattttgatcgcgcaagtgagtttgtatgaggtttttaTACCTGTGTGGATGTTTAGTCTGGAGCCttgagggctcgggtaagtttcagacgCGTTTCATAGAGTTCATAGGAGTTCAGATTTTTGTTGGTgctcagatctcgcatttgcgaagagcacAGTGGCttgaagagttcgcatttgcgaactaccAATCACGTTTGCGATAATGGCATGGCCTAGGTATTTTTCACATTTGCAATCACTAGGATTGCTTTTGCGAATTGTCCATGTTCGCACttgcgaacaaatcatcgcaTTTACGATGACAGCAGAGGTGTGAgatgtctcgcatttgcgatggattcTTTGCATttgcagggttcgcatttgcgacatatgCAACTCGACAAAAAGCTGAGGGGCGAGATTTTTAGCCTCATTTTTATATCTTGGAATCCTaagctcggtaggaggcgatttggaagaGGTAATTTCATATATAAATTTTGGGTgagtgattctaatccatttctAATCCTATTCCATCAATTTATCTTAGATTTTAGCATCAAAATCATATGAATCAAactgaaaatttgtgaaactttgtgtttttaaaaaataagaaattgagttttgagagtcgatttgaactcgaatattgaacatatatgaactcgtaggGTCATGGGTAGTCGAAATCTATCATTGGCCCCGGGTTTCGACCAGGcgagccccgggttgacttttgttgactttttgggaaaagtgtaaagatcttagctttatctattgtaatttatTTCTCTAGcattttttaataatattaagtcgattttggttagatttgattggtttggagacgaattttagaggaaagaccctggttgagctttgatttggttgcggagagaggtaagtgttgggtctaaccttgatttgagggaattaggaaccatTGAACTATAAGCTATGTGAATTACGCGTGTAacagcgtatatgcgaggtgacgagtgtatatacgccgtcaaaatatCTATGTCTTTCtcgtatttcatgaattatctcacTCTATGCCTtatttgttacatgctttaattgcctTCTATGCTGTAatttgttacatgctttaattgcctTCTATGCTGTAatttgttacttgtcattaattATCTTTGTATTAAATTGTTCGTTCCTGGTATGACTCCGTGATTAATTATTACTTGCCTTAATTGccttacttgtacactttaactgtcatgtatttggcttgtcttgttgcttttgtattaattgtagcattccTTGTTTTAGTACGGGGTCCCTTTTttgctttgctttcatattccTTAATTGTAGAGGTTCTTGTAAAATTGAGCTATTGAATTGATTACTTTTATTGAtaatatttgtggatcgggttgcacgccgcagcagttgTGATGTGGTAGAATAAGGGAGGActatgatattgattataatgaTACGGTGGGGTGAAAATTATTTACACCTTCTAACTTTGTTCTAAAAATCAAACTCTCCCCTTAACATTGAACAATAGTCATTCTCCCCCTCTTATCCTATGCAACATCAATTTTGCCCTTGACATTTTTAATTCTCCATCTATGTAATACCTTTTTATATTATATCGAATAATATTCTATTTTTTAACCTAGACATTTTACCTATAGTTTATATAATTTTCTATCTTAGTGTAGATATACTTAAGTTCATTAGCATTATAAGTAAAATAATCTTCTTATAATTTTATTACAAAATCTAACgctatttttttataattattatttaaatattacgTGCATTAAGTAAGtaagtatgtatgtatgtatgtatgtgcgTATGCGTACATATATATTTAAGTTTCGCTCTCTTATTCTCTATCATCTATATAGATAAATGAGTTTTGATCgtcattaataaaataatttttaaattataatttaggATGCATTTACAATATAATAGATAATCTTTTAGAATTCTGTTATAAAATTTATCtccatttttatttcattaataaCGATCAAAACTCATTTATTTATATAGaattctattataaatttatctatatttttattaattatttttttattacttACATTCAAATATGTTTATAAAGTTTTTACTACTTTTATGTCACTTTACAAATATATATTAGAGCCTTGAttgctataaataaaataaaattatttttattccgCTCATTTATTTCACGATAGAAAATATTACTTAAATTACTATTTCTCACTCTTCTTTTTTGGTCTCAGAaataatttttcttctttctataTGTACTTTTGTTATATATATTTTGATAAACAAACGAAAATTTTCATGATTTTTAAGAagttaagtaaaaaaaaaaggttGATATGTAAGGGTAACTAGGTATTTAAAAAAGTTAACTTACATAAAAGGGGGGAGAATGACTATGCTCAATGTTGAGCgggaaatttaatttttaaagcaAAGTTGAGGGGTGTAAATGATTTTCACCCTGATagagtgggatcgggttgcgcgctgcaactgTTGTGTACGTAATACTTGTTATTGATAAATTgtgatatggtaaaataagggagaATTACGACATTgattatgatgatatggtgggatccggttgtgcgccgcaacggattttatatgtgattcttgatattgataaatgatgttatggcggaataagggaggattgtatgtgtacagtgggatcgggttgtgcgccgcaacggattgtgtTGTTGTActcattgttgtattgtgttagtttttagtatttttatattatattctgAGGATTGATATTCTGGATTCAATGAATTCAAGGATTGAGTTCATTTTCATAAATTAACTAGCTTACGTTCATTTCTTGTTTTCcttctttgttattattattattatactgcataCAGGTTATtgtgagtgacccgccttagcctcgtcagtacttcgtcgaggttaggctaggcatttacagagtacatgaggtcggttgtactcatactacactctgcacttcttgtgcagattttggagtcggtcctagcgaCGGTCAATAGATTGCTCGGATCCGGTActtgacggagacttgaggtatagttgcacagcGTTCGCTGCCTTAATGTCCCATTCTACATTACTCTAGCTGTTTATTTCGATTCGGACATATAGGCTttcattcagactattatttTGTTGTACTCTAGATGTTCGTGTATTCGTGACGCCAGTTCtggaatttgtatttggatatcgtCGCTTATCagatttatctattttatttcggTTTAATCAGCTTATTGGTTTTCACTTGAtttgaattattaaaaatgaTTAATAACGACATCTAACGTTGatttgcctaacaagtgaaatgttatgcgtcATCACGATCTCaagggtgggaattccgggtcgtgacaagactTTGCTTAATTAATTAGCAATTTTGCATTTTAATGGAGTATTCAAAGGAGCTCCACGTCCTCCTCaagaatctatcttcgtttttctTCCAAGTTATAGCTACTCAAGTCTCAAGCTATGGGTTCAAGTTTGACTTCATAATTAATtagatatttttactatattccCTTTATGGGAACTAAATTTAGATATATTTAATGTGGTTTTGTCAGAGAACTGGTTTTCTTCCGGAAATTTCTACTATTAAAAACCCAGCAACTTGCATATATTTTTCCTAGGTAAATACCTATTTCATGATAGCATGATTGAAGTCAGAAAGGCAGTAGTTGTCATGTTACCCTTGTCTTTATATTTAATCATATTACTTGCTAATAAATATAATGCAGTTTGAATTATTCTATTAACTCACAGGTATACCCATtacaccccccccccctcttTCCCGGGCCCATTTTGCATCTATTCGGAGTATGTGAAGGTCAAATTTGTTAATATTCAATGTGAATTCATTGCCCCTTCatttaaaaagataaaataaaataaaattttcctaATGAAAAATTATATCAAAAGTACTAAAAATTTACATTGGTTAAtaagttaaaatatttaaaaagtatttgAAAACGTCATGGTCAAGAAATACATTTTTAACTCTTCAAATAGTAATAGTGTTACATAAAATGGTTAAGTTATTGCTAACTTTTGTTACTAATATATATGCATTGGTTATTGAATTTCAACAAACATTATAGattaaagaaaaattaatttgagTTTCGACAAACATTAAAGATATATGAAAAGCTAATCGAAATTGGACGTACTGCTGGACATTCTTAATCCTACCAGTCCCATTATTACattaatttataaaatttgtCCTTATTTATTGTCGTTTGGAACCTATTAAGAGTTTTGGCGTTTACCAAACCTTGGACTTGGTAAAGATCTCCTTTGGACTTTGGTGTGCCCACTCTTTCCTCCTACATTTCCTTCTCCAATACTAGTAGTTTCTGCACGTTTTCTTTCTCTCAACTTGCCTGCAGATTTTGAAGTGGGGTGGGTATGTTTGATTATAATCCACACCCTATTGCTCTTTCATAGCAGGTAATTTTCTTCTCTTGTAGATATCATTGGATACTATTTTATTTTGTGCTTTCAACACTCGATTCTGATTCATTCTTAGAACTGTGTGTTTTCAACTTAGTGTTTCATTTGTTCCAATTTGATGTACATATCCTACTTAATTATCTCATCCTCAATTCATATATGCAAATTGATGTTGCAATGTCTGTGGACTACTAAACATTTCAACATTGCATGAATTGAGGCAATTAATTGCCTATAATGTGTGCGTGCTTTTGCTTTCAGTTCATGTCACAATTGTTCAATCCGAAGCTAAAAAAGAAGGGGAATTCCTTTTTTTGATGGCCTCTGAAAGGGAGATATTCAGCCTGTCGGGTCCATTATACCTCACTGCTATTGATTGGTAAGGGCATATATTAAGCTTAGCTTTGAGATGGTTCAAGTTGTTAATCTAAGATTCTTTtcaaataaaaggtaaaaaagcTATAATTCTTCAAATTTGGAATAGATCTATATATGAACTCTTCGTTTGCTACAACTTTTAAAGGATGTATTAATTGAATTCTAGGCCGCATTAGTAATTAAGacaaattaaaattttatctTTAGTTAAAGTTATATGTAGTTGACTTTAAGATTTGAGTCAAGTTTTCATTTTCATTCACAGGAAAAATACAGATCATAGGAGGTCCGTAGCAGCAAGCTTAGTGAAGAGCGTGTACATTCTTGAACGTGACCGCCAGCAAAACCGACAAGGTCCTAAAGCTCTAGCTCCGCCCTGGTGGGAATTCTTCCATTTTCAGTTAATCCAAGTTTTGGTGGACAGTGAAGACCAATCTTACTTCGGCGCCATTTTCCAatacaaatttccaaattctcATTTCAACTACTCTTATTACTCAACCCACGGTCAGAATCAGAATCCACCAAAGTATGTGATCGCCTTTCGAGGCACAATTGCCAAAAAAGATAGCAGATCACAGGACTACAAGTTGGATTTTCGAGTCATTCGCAATAATCTTCACAATAGCTCTCGCTTCTATATTGCCCTTCAAGCTGTACAAAGCATTGTTCAAAATTATGGGCCCTCGGATATTTGGCTAGCAGGTCATTCATTGGGTTCTGCAATTGCATTAACAATTGGAAGGGATATGGTAATTAAAATGGACATTCATCTCGAAACATATTTGTTTAATCCACCATTTGCATCTCTTCCAATAGAGAAAATCAAGAACGAGAAATTGAAGCATGGAATTCGCTTTGCTCATAGTGTTGTCAAAGCTGGACTTGTTGCTGCCGTCAAAAGTCACAGGCCAGAGCCTCCACATAAAAATGATCATTTTACTATATTATCTACATGGGTTCCTTATTTGTTTGTGAATCCATCTGATCCTATTTGCTCGGAATATGTTGGATATTTCGAACATCGGGAAAAGATGGTTGCCATTGGCGCTGGGGAAATTGGACGGATTGCGACGCAGAATTCAATAAGAAGTATTATTTTGACTGCTATAGGAAAAGAGTCGGAACCGTCGCACCTACTTCCTTCTGCGTTTGTTACTGTTAATTTGAGCCCCTCTCCAGATTTCAAACGAGCTCATGGAATCCACCAATGGTGGAAACCTGATTTGCAGTGCAATTGTAAGCTTTACCAGTTTCGATAAGATTTGATATTAATTGTTTGTGAATTTTTAAAAGTTGTGGCTTATGTGCACAAAGTGTACAAAGCTGGGTGCAGATGGATAATTTGATTAATTACAGGGATCAAGAAATTTTTCTTGTCATAGGATGAATCTGAATTTGTTTTATTTGCAGTTAGATTGTTTTCTGTTCCATATTGAGACTACCCATTAAAacattaaaagaagaaaaatacacaCCTTTTTATTCATttagaatttaaaataaatataacttACCCTTTTTAAATTTTTGGTGTACTTGGGCTAAGTACTTGTTGTTGTTTCATGTTTGTACAATTTTAGTTTAATCTAGTGCAATACTTGATTCAAACTACCTATAATTTTGGTAACGATCCTTATAACATTAGCGactatttcatttatatttttactaGAAAAAATTACTATTGGCATAAGTTTGCTATAAACACAAATGAATACGATTAATAATGAGAAAATAAATTTTCAATGGATCATGATGTTTCGTATGAAGAAAGAATAATCATAGGTGTCACGAAGAGAAGTTAATTGAAGTTTATCATTTGAAGGCTTCATCAATAAAACCatgcaatttttattttttatttttattttcttgcaTTCTCTGTTATTAAACTGTGTTCGGAAATAATTTCTGCAATAATAAAGCAATAACAGATTCAGAAATAGAAGAATAAAAAGTTCCAAGCCCAACAGAAAACTgtgttttcttaaggaatttaatcccctcagtGTTGCCCAAGGTTATTGGAttaattcctcccaggatagaatatAATAACTATTCTTTAATACCGGCAATGGAAATTACAGAATTTCGGCGAACTCAACAAACGGCAATAAACCACACTGATGCTTACGTTTTTGCTTTGAAAAAACAGTGCAGAAATGCAGAAGAAAGAGGGGAAAGTTTTCAGATTTTCGGTGGTGAAAAATGAGGCCACTCCTATGTATTTATAGCAAACAATTACAAAAAATTATCAATCATAtcaattgaccaaatccgaatttgAAGTCGAGCCAACAATTACAAAAAATTATCAATCAATCATATCAATTGACCAAATCTAAATCCAAATTTGAATCCTCCGAATCGGAAGCCGAAGctgagcgacgacgacggcgcgaggaaCCACTTCTTCCCAACTCTTTACGAGCTAGCAGATATGTTTATCTCTATAAGTACAAagattttctttccattttctgATAAGGGACAAAGTGCATTGGTAAAAGGAATACTTCAAACTTTTCTTTTTCCTCCAAATCTTTCCCTCCATTTTTCCATTCACACCTCTTTAGATAAAAaatccaacaatcccccacatgaatggggaatggctatctgaaaatatgcatgcatgaaaaactgtgtgatttacaagcaaggattaatcgcatctggataagtagattttcctttgaacttttcatagagaacttatgtcggatatactcggtcaatcggtagatttgatatctttgaaccgtcgaactttagTATTTACCTAGACAGCCCCATAAGTCACACAATGAACGCTTTAagcgtctttggttctcattgttatattcatttcagccatgaacaccgccctggttcataagtgcgtagagaactggccttacaaaattctccttgaaaCGTCTTACatttcacacttacataggtgattcctaaacgtgttatCCCATTGATACATTATTTGATATTCTCCGTATCAAACTTAAAAACTGTTAAAAAGCATTAAtattttatccttggtactggaCATTGTCTTCAACACGAGAATTGATCAaagttttatttgacaatgttgaaccatcattaatgactttgtttgatctccttggaCCTAGATATTGGGATCtctagtcttctaggtagagttaccgccataatGACTTATCCTCGGCCATAGTTCCATTCCATTTGATGATTTATCAACCGCCTCTCTACTTAGGCCTTTTGTGAGCGGATTCGACACATTATcttttgactttacgtagtcaattatgataattccactagagagtagttgtctaacagtgttatgtcttcgtcgtatgtgATGAGATTtctcgttatacataacgctcccagcccttcctattgccgcttgactatcgtAATGTATGCATATAGGAGCCACTGGTTTGggcaaaaatgaaatatctttcaagaaatttcagagccattcttcttcttctccagcCTTATCTATAGCTATAAACTCAGACTCCATTATAGAGCGAGCAATGCATGtctgtttggatgatttccaagacacttcTCATCTACCAATGGTAaaaacatatccacttgtggactttgtTTCTGATAATCCAGTGATTCAACTTATATCACTATATCCTTCAATTACTGCAGGCTATTTATTGTAGTGCAAAGCATAAtcttggaagaatgattctcaactaagaagctttaagttagaagagttgaccaagtttgactttttagtatttgacctcggatcgaagTTTTTATAGTTCTGTtaggtttgtatggtaattttgggcttgggcgtatgcccggatttgcatttggatatttctagaaggtttctaTACTAGTTGgcaaaagttagcaatttgaaggtttggaatgttcataagtttgacggggagttgactttgatgatatcgggttcggattattATTTCAGAAATTGGAATaacttcgttatatcatttgagacttgtgttctaaatttgagttcattccgagttgatttgataaggtttGGCAAGGGTTTTGGAAGTTgtaagattcaaagttcattaagttcgatttgagacacgattcatggttttgatattattgtgGGTGATTTGAGTCCtagagtaggtccatgttatgttataggacttgttgaaatattcggacggggtcccgaggggctcgggtgagtttaagATGAGTTTTAGATCGTTTCCATGTTTTTGGCACTACTGATTTCTGGTTTTTCAGGCCTTATTCGCGATCACAAAGATTGGGTCGCGATCTCATAGTGTATTATGGGAGCTGGACTTTTTCCTTCTTTACGTTCGCGACTGTTATACCGCATTAACGTACCTTTGGAGGCCCGAGCAACACGTTCGCATTCGtcagctcgcgttcgcgtagagttgagTTGAGAAGCTAGGAGTTGGAGATTTCTTATTCGCGTTCGTATTTGTcttgtcgcgatcgcgtagtgcagGTGCATCTGGTCATCGCATTCATATGGGAAGTTTCGTGAATGTGTAGGGTATTTTTGGAGGCTGTCGggtttgttctttgcgatcgcgaacgatgtcccgcgatcgcgaagggtgtTTCTGTTCAGTggttataagtactctatttttggGGGGGTTtcagtcattttatcatatttggagctatggaattcagtttgaagcgtatctcttcgaattccttccactcactggTATGCGCacgtgagtgctcggtatcagttgtacatTGATGGCTTgtggat
Encoded proteins:
- the LOC104096694 gene encoding GDSL esterase/lipase At4g10955-like, yielding MASEREIFSLSGPLYLTAIDWKNTDHRRSVAASLVKSVYILERDRQQNRQGPKALAPPWWEFFHFQLIQVLVDSEDQSYFGAIFQYKFPNSHFNYSYYSTHGQNQNPPKYVIAFRGTIAKKDSRSQDYKLDFRVIRNNLHNSSRFYIALQAVQSIVQNYGPSDIWLAGHSLGSAIALTIGRDMVIKMDIHLETYLFNPPFASLPIEKIKNEKLKHGIRFAHSVVKAGLVAAVKSHRPEPPHKNDHFTILSTWVPYLFVNPSDPICSEYVGYFEHREKMVAIGAGEIGRIATQNSIRSIILTAIGKESEPSHLLPSAFVTVNLSPSPDFKRAHGIHQWWKPDLQCNCKLYQFR